Proteins from a genomic interval of Arachis hypogaea cultivar Tifrunner chromosome 10, arahy.Tifrunner.gnm2.J5K5, whole genome shotgun sequence:
- the LOC112718275 gene encoding transcription factor RF2b-like, giving the protein MMSFSHHRRTQSELHVRIPDEFDLDLDMDVDLDVDSFDFKNSIHNNETVISSSSSSVAAESLSKPVSDHQLPPFSPASTTMPPIVDISKTTVRPGHRRSNSADGTSSSSLLLEGIEAKKAMSPDKLAELWTVDPKRAKRILANRKSAARSKERRACYVVELERKIQVLQTEATTLSAQLNLFQRDTTGLTTENTELRLRLQAMEQQAKLCDALNEALKKEVDRLKIATGEMVTRPNSNSLAMHRPSYSQAPFFSFQPQHFAGELHTMQMPPLHPLSPNMSSPRPLIDVTTPYNLSNMLPSDHVPVGQFQVLDISHPIPHVLIHDGPSISVNKINDAF; this is encoded by the exons ATGATGTCGTTCTCGCACCACCGTCGAACTCAATCGGAGCTTCATGTCCGAATCCCCGACGAATTTGATCTTGATCTCGATATGGATGTGGATTTGGATGTTGATtcctttgatttcaaaaattccATTCATAACAACGAAACCGTCAtctcttcctcctcatcttccgTAGCAGCCGAATCCCTCTCTAAGCCCGTATCCGACCACCAACTACCTCCGTTCTCACCTGCCTCTACCACCATGCCGCCCATTGTGGATATCAGTAAAACCACCGTGAGGCCTGGTCACCGGCGCAGCAACTCGGCAGACGgcacctcttcttcttcattgttgttgGAAGGCATTGAGGCCAAGAAGGCCATGTCCCCTGACAAGCTCGCTGAATTGTGGACTGTTGATCCCAAGCGAGCCAAGag GATTTTGGCCAACCGTAAATCAGCGGCCCGCTCAAAGGAGAGGAGAGCTTGTTATGTGGTGGAGCTTGAGAGAAAAATTCAGGTTCTTCAAACAGAAGCAACTACTCTTTCAGcccaattaaatctttttcag AGAGATACAACTGGTTTGACTACTGAAAATACTGAACTTAGGCTACGCTTACAAGCTATGGAGCAACAAGCTAAGTTATGTGATG CTCTGAATGAAGCACTGAAAAAAGAAGTTGATAGACTCAAGATTGCTACTGGAGAGATGGTAACTCGTCCCAATTCGAATAGTTTGGCAATGCATCGGCCTTCATATTCTCAAGCTCCTTTCTTCTCGTTTCAACCGCAACATTTTGCAGGCGAACTTCACACCATGCAAATGCCTCCTTTGCATCCACTGTCGCCTAATATGTCTTCCCCTCGACCGCTGATTGATGTAACTACTCCATACAATTTGTCAAACATGTTGCCAAGTGATCATGTTCCTGTTGGCCAATTTCAGGTGCTAGACATAAGTCATCCGATCCCTCATGTTCTGATTCATGATGGTCCCTCCATTTCTGTTAATAAAATCAACGATGCCTTTTGA